From a region of the Pseudoxanthomonas sp. X-1 genome:
- a CDS encoding sulfite reductase flavoprotein subunit alpha, whose amino-acid sequence MRFSTPRAALGNTLALALLAALAAVLFVWQPGTWWPGPPRPSRWIWAGAALVAYVGFTGWILWRTRRLPPASASAIEADTVLVAHASQTGFALQLAQRTAQSLEQAGTPAHLLDLAALNGARLAHYRRALFVVSTTGEGDPPEPALGFVRDVLARPAALDDLRYAVLALGDATYARFCAFGRQLDAWLRTHGARPLFDRVEVDNADEAALRHWQHHLSLLTGNADLGDWSVPRYQAWTLAERALRNPGSVGGPVYHLALTPPQTLPDWQAGDLVEVGPRHAAATVAAWLQAHGLDADAVVRVEDQDISLARALASRQLPDSVEAGAGPQALIDALAPLPHREYSIASLPSDGALHLLLRRMHRPDGSPGLASGWLCEHAPVGAPIALRLRANPNFHPPAADVPLILVGNGTGIAGLRALLKARIAQGARRNWLLFGERQRAHDLHYREDLAAWQDAGWLERVDLAFSRDPGGHHYVQDALRAAGEPLQAWMRDGAALYVCGSLEGMAPGVDAVLREVLGDASVESLRLQGRYRRDVY is encoded by the coding sequence ATGCGTTTCTCGACCCCGCGCGCGGCGCTGGGCAACACGCTGGCGCTGGCACTGCTGGCGGCCCTGGCGGCGGTGCTGTTCGTCTGGCAGCCGGGGACCTGGTGGCCGGGCCCGCCCCGCCCGTCGCGCTGGATCTGGGCCGGCGCCGCGCTGGTCGCCTACGTGGGCTTTACCGGCTGGATCCTGTGGCGCACGCGCCGCTTGCCACCCGCGTCGGCAAGCGCCATCGAGGCCGATACCGTCCTGGTCGCCCATGCCAGCCAGACCGGCTTCGCCCTGCAGCTGGCGCAGCGCACGGCGCAGTCGCTGGAACAGGCCGGCACGCCGGCGCACCTGCTCGACCTGGCCGCGCTCAATGGCGCGCGGCTGGCGCACTACCGGCGCGCCCTGTTCGTGGTCAGCACCACGGGCGAAGGCGATCCGCCGGAGCCGGCGCTGGGCTTCGTGCGCGATGTGCTGGCGCGGCCGGCCGCGTTGGATGATCTGCGATACGCGGTGCTGGCGCTGGGCGATGCGACCTATGCGCGGTTCTGCGCGTTCGGACGGCAGCTGGATGCCTGGCTGCGCACGCATGGCGCGCGGCCGCTGTTCGACCGGGTCGAGGTCGACAACGCCGACGAGGCCGCGCTGCGCCACTGGCAGCATCACCTCTCGCTGCTGACCGGCAATGCCGACCTGGGCGACTGGAGCGTGCCGCGCTACCAGGCCTGGACCCTGGCCGAGCGCGCGTTGCGCAACCCCGGCAGCGTCGGCGGCCCGGTCTATCACCTGGCGCTGACGCCGCCACAGACGCTGCCCGACTGGCAGGCCGGGGACCTGGTCGAGGTCGGCCCGCGCCATGCAGCAGCCACGGTGGCCGCCTGGCTGCAAGCGCACGGCCTGGACGCAGACGCGGTGGTGCGTGTGGAAGATCAGGACATCTCCCTGGCCCGGGCCCTGGCCTCGCGCCAACTTCCCGACAGCGTGGAGGCCGGGGCCGGTCCGCAGGCGCTGATCGACGCCCTGGCGCCGCTGCCGCACCGCGAGTACTCCATCGCCTCGCTGCCGAGCGATGGCGCGCTGCATCTGCTGCTGCGCCGGATGCACCGCCCCGACGGCAGCCCCGGCCTGGCCAGCGGCTGGCTGTGCGAACACGCGCCGGTCGGCGCGCCGATCGCGCTGCGGCTGCGCGCCAATCCCAACTTCCATCCGCCCGCCGCCGACGTGCCGCTGATCCTGGTCGGCAACGGCACCGGCATCGCCGGCCTGCGTGCGCTGCTCAAGGCCCGCATCGCGCAGGGCGCGCGCCGCAACTGGCTGCTGTTCGGCGAGCGCCAGCGCGCCCACGACCTGCACTACCGCGAGGATCTGGCGGCCTGGCAGGACGCCGGCTGGCTCGAGCGCGTGGACCTGGCGTTCTCGCGCGACCCGGGCGGACACCACTACGTGCAGGACGCGCTGCGCGCCGCGGGCGAGCCACTGCAGGCCTGGATGCGCGACGGTGCGGCGCTCTACGTCTGCGGCAGCCTGGAGGGCATGGCCCCGGGCGTGGACGCGGTGCTGCGCGAGGTGCTCGGCGATGCGTCAGTGGAAAGCCTGCGCCTGCAGGGCCGCTACCGGCGCGACGTCTACTGA
- a CDS encoding M20 family metallopeptidase — MDTARLDRFVGQLWDAQIVPQLIDYIRIPNKSPMFDADWVANGHMAKAVALMETWARAQPIAGLQVEVVQLEGRTPLIFLDIPASGQGTGEDCVLLYGHLDKQPEMTGWDEDLGPWKPVLKGDKLFGRGGADDGYAIYGSLAAIMALQDQGLPHARCVILIEACEESGSYDLPAYVDHLAERIGKPSLVVCLDSGCGNYEQLWCTTSLRGMAGGNFTVKVLSEGVHSGDASGIVPSSFRLLRQLLSRLEDEVTGRVRVEELFVEIPPERLEQAARVAQVMGTEVYDKFPFLDGMTPMSEDLTELVLNRTWRPALSITGADGLPPLASAGNVLRPQTSVKISLRLPPTLDGKRAGEILDEVLLRDPPNGAHVELKLEKSSTGWNAPAQSPWLTRAIEDASQAAFGKPAMYMGEGGTIPFMGMLGEKFPGAQFMITGVLGPHSNAHGPNEFLHIPMGKRVTACVSHVIAAHHAASVAGLTSGTAAVAGGEAHGEHGCC, encoded by the coding sequence ATGGATACCGCACGCCTTGACCGTTTCGTCGGGCAGTTGTGGGACGCACAGATCGTCCCGCAGCTGATCGACTACATCCGCATCCCCAACAAGTCGCCGATGTTCGACGCCGACTGGGTCGCCAATGGCCACATGGCCAAGGCCGTGGCGCTGATGGAAACGTGGGCGCGTGCGCAGCCCATCGCCGGCCTGCAGGTGGAGGTGGTCCAGCTGGAAGGCCGCACGCCGCTGATCTTCCTGGACATCCCGGCCAGCGGCCAGGGGACCGGCGAGGACTGCGTGCTGTTGTATGGCCACCTGGACAAGCAGCCGGAGATGACCGGCTGGGACGAGGACCTGGGCCCCTGGAAGCCGGTCCTGAAGGGCGACAAGCTCTTCGGCCGCGGCGGCGCGGACGATGGCTATGCGATCTACGGCTCGCTGGCGGCGATCATGGCGCTGCAGGATCAGGGGCTGCCGCATGCGCGCTGCGTGATCCTGATCGAGGCCTGCGAAGAATCGGGCAGCTACGACCTGCCCGCCTATGTCGACCACCTGGCCGAGCGCATCGGCAAGCCCTCGCTGGTGGTGTGCCTGGACTCGGGCTGCGGCAACTACGAGCAGCTGTGGTGCACGACCTCGCTGCGCGGCATGGCCGGCGGCAACTTCACGGTCAAGGTGCTCAGCGAGGGCGTGCACTCGGGGGATGCTTCGGGGATCGTGCCGTCCAGCTTCCGCCTGCTGCGCCAGCTGCTCTCGCGGCTGGAGGACGAGGTCACCGGCAGGGTCCGTGTGGAGGAGCTGTTCGTGGAGATCCCGCCCGAGCGCCTGGAGCAGGCCGCCAGGGTGGCCCAGGTGATGGGCACCGAGGTCTACGACAAGTTCCCGTTCCTGGATGGCATGACGCCGATGTCCGAGGACCTGACCGAGCTGGTGCTCAATCGCACCTGGCGCCCGGCGCTGTCGATCACCGGCGCCGACGGCCTGCCGCCGCTGGCCTCCGCCGGCAACGTACTGCGGCCGCAGACCTCGGTGAAGATCTCCCTGCGCCTGCCACCGACGCTGGACGGCAAGCGCGCCGGCGAGATCCTGGACGAGGTGCTGCTGCGCGATCCGCCCAACGGCGCGCACGTCGAACTGAAGCTGGAGAAGTCCTCCACCGGCTGGAACGCGCCGGCTCAGTCGCCCTGGCTGACCCGGGCGATCGAGGACGCCTCGCAGGCGGCCTTCGGCAAGCCGGCGATGTACATGGGCGAAGGCGGCACCATCCCGTTCATGGGCATGCTCGGCGAGAAGTTCCCCGGCGCGCAGTTCATGATCACCGGCGTGCTGGGGCCGCATTCCAACGCGCACGGGCCCAACGAGTTCCTGCACATCCCGATGGGCAAGCGGGTGACCGCTTGCGTCTCGCACGTGATCGCCGCGCACCACGCCGCCAGCGTGGCCGGCCTGACCAGCGGCACCGCGGCGGTGGCCGGCGGGGAAGCGCAC
- a CDS encoding PepSY-associated TM helix domain-containing protein, protein MAQAADPLSTQQRRGFWLRTLHQWHWISSAICLIGMLLFAATGITLNHAASIEARPQVVHRTTTLPPALRQALGARQDGDAPLPRVVGDWLEGELDISLSGREGEWSAEEVYVSLPRPGGDAWLSLDRASGAVEYESTSRGWISLFNDLHKGRNAGTAWSWFLDLFAVACLVFCITGLLLLQLHAGQRRMTWPMVGLGLLVPLLLALIFIH, encoded by the coding sequence TTGGCCCAGGCCGCCGACCCGCTCTCCACCCAGCAACGCCGCGGCTTCTGGCTGCGTACGCTGCACCAGTGGCACTGGATCAGTTCGGCGATCTGCCTGATCGGCATGCTGCTGTTCGCGGCCACCGGCATCACGCTCAACCACGCGGCCAGCATCGAGGCCAGGCCGCAGGTCGTGCATCGCACCACCACGTTGCCGCCGGCGCTGCGCCAGGCGCTGGGCGCACGGCAGGACGGCGATGCGCCGCTGCCGCGGGTGGTGGGCGACTGGCTCGAGGGCGAACTGGACATCAGCCTGTCCGGCCGCGAGGGCGAGTGGTCGGCCGAGGAGGTCTATGTCTCCCTGCCGCGCCCCGGCGGCGACGCCTGGCTCAGCCTGGACCGGGCCAGCGGCGCGGTCGAGTACGAATCGACCAGCCGCGGCTGGATTTCGCTGTTCAACGACCTGCACAAGGGCCGCAACGCAGGCACGGCCTGGAGCTGGTTCCTGGATCTGTTCGCGGTGGCCTGCCTGGTGTTCTGCATCACCGGCCTGCTGCTGCTGCAACTGCATGCCGGCCAGCGCCGCATGACCTGGCCGATGGTCGGCTTAGGGCTGCTGGTGCCGCTGCTGCTGGCGCTGATCTTCATCCACTAG
- a CDS encoding DUF4198 domain-containing protein: protein MKRSLTLALALAAAVTSFSAAAHKQWLLPSGTTFSGNDPWVSVDAAVSNDLFYFEHVPMRLDDLVITAPDGSTVKPENASTGKYRSVFDVELKQEGTYRIASVSNGLFASYETAEGERKRWRGDAARFAAEVPKNAKNLQVSQAASRVETFVTHGAPTAATLKPSGVGLELVPVTAPSDLVAGEAASFKLVLDGKPAPNVEVTVIRGGTRYRNAQEEIKARTDAQGAFSVTWPDAGMYWLNASSEDAKTSLPQAKQRRLNYVATLEVMPQ, encoded by the coding sequence ATGAAGCGTTCCCTGACCCTGGCGCTGGCCCTGGCCGCCGCCGTCACCTCCTTCTCCGCCGCCGCGCACAAGCAGTGGCTGCTGCCCTCGGGCACGACCTTCTCGGGCAACGATCCGTGGGTGAGCGTGGATGCGGCGGTGTCCAACGACCTGTTCTACTTCGAACACGTGCCGATGCGCCTGGACGATCTGGTGATCACCGCGCCGGACGGCTCGACGGTCAAGCCGGAGAACGCCTCCACCGGCAAGTACCGCAGCGTGTTCGACGTGGAGCTCAAGCAGGAAGGGACCTACCGCATCGCCTCGGTCAGCAACGGACTGTTCGCCAGCTACGAGACCGCCGAGGGCGAGCGCAAGCGCTGGCGCGGCGACGCCGCCAGGTTCGCCGCCGAGGTGCCGAAGAACGCCAAGAACCTGCAGGTCTCGCAGGCGGCCTCGCGCGTGGAGACCTTCGTCACCCACGGCGCACCTACCGCGGCCACGCTCAAGCCCAGTGGCGTCGGCCTGGAACTGGTGCCGGTGACCGCGCCCAGCGACCTGGTCGCCGGCGAGGCGGCCAGCTTCAAGCTGGTGCTGGACGGCAAGCCGGCGCCGAACGTGGAGGTCACCGTCATTCGCGGCGGCACCCGCTACCGCAACGCGCAGGAAGAGATCAAGGCCAGGACCGATGCGCAGGGCGCCTTCTCCGTGACCTGGCCGGACGCCGGCATGTACTGGCTCAACGCCAGCAGCGAGGATGCCAAGACCTCGCTGCCGCAGGCCAAGCAGCGTCGCCTCAACTACGTGGCCACGCTGGAAGTGATGCCGCAGTAA
- a CDS encoding HutD family protein, with protein MPTSRVIPANEYRRERWRNQLGWTRQIASGGRDAQDWDWRLSIAEIERDAPFSPFPGIERELVLLRGQGLRLCFDDGEQIVLHPPHDRLRFSGARGVRGELLDGPTHDFNLMWRPQVLEAELLLRPLVGPMLFFADARTHWAIHLIGGQARFDAASDLPPLWSGDSALLYGAPGRTRYALEGGGELIAVKFTARDPFEPGQ; from the coding sequence ATGCCGACCAGTCGCGTCATTCCCGCCAACGAGTACCGTCGCGAACGCTGGCGCAACCAGCTCGGCTGGACCCGCCAGATCGCCAGCGGCGGACGCGACGCGCAGGACTGGGACTGGCGCCTGTCCATCGCCGAGATCGAGCGCGATGCGCCGTTCTCGCCGTTTCCCGGCATCGAGCGCGAGCTGGTACTGCTGCGCGGCCAGGGCCTGCGGCTGTGTTTCGACGATGGTGAGCAGATCGTCCTGCATCCGCCGCACGACCGGCTGCGCTTCAGCGGCGCGCGCGGGGTGCGCGGCGAACTGCTCGACGGGCCCACGCACGACTTCAACCTGATGTGGCGTCCGCAGGTGCTGGAGGCCGAGCTCCTGCTGCGCCCGCTGGTCGGGCCGATGCTGTTCTTCGCCGATGCGCGCACGCACTGGGCGATCCACCTGATCGGCGGGCAGGCGCGCTTCGACGCGGCCAGCGACCTGCCGCCGCTGTGGAGCGGCGACAGCGCGCTGCTGTATGGCGCGCCTGGCCGCACGCGCTATGCGCTGGAAGGCGGTGGTGAGCTGATCGCGGTGAAGTTCACCGCGCGCGATCCGTTCGAGCCCGGTCAGTAG
- a CDS encoding DUF2271 domain-containing protein yields MTKTVPITLTFALSGLLTVPASAATMQVKVEIPKLNVAEYHRPYVAVYVEGPDGKAATNLAVWYQNTDTKEGHGTKWLPDLRQWWRKSGRSLDLPIDGVTGPTRPAGVQTLDFAGNSPQLSGLAPGSYTLVVEAAREVGGRELLKVPFTWPATAAQSGKAQGASELGAVSLTIKP; encoded by the coding sequence ATGACCAAGACCGTCCCGATCACCCTGACCTTCGCGCTCAGCGGCCTGCTGACCGTGCCGGCGTCCGCTGCCACGATGCAGGTCAAGGTCGAGATCCCCAAGCTCAACGTCGCCGAATACCACCGCCCGTATGTGGCGGTGTACGTGGAAGGCCCGGACGGCAAGGCCGCCACCAACCTGGCGGTCTGGTACCAGAACACCGATACCAAGGAGGGCCACGGCACCAAGTGGCTGCCCGACCTGCGCCAGTGGTGGCGCAAGTCCGGCCGCAGCCTGGACCTGCCGATTGACGGCGTGACCGGCCCCACCCGCCCGGCCGGCGTGCAGACGCTGGACTTCGCCGGCAACAGCCCGCAGCTGTCCGGCCTCGCGCCGGGCAGCTACACCCTGGTGGTCGAGGCCGCGCGCGAGGTCGGCGGCCGCGAGCTGCTCAAGGTCCCCTTCACCTGGCCGGCCACCGCCGCGCAGTCGGGCAAGGCGCAGGGCGCCTCCGAACTGGGCGCGGTCTCGCTGACGATCAAGCCCTGA
- a CDS encoding helix-hairpin-helix domain-containing protein: MKPVSILIKSLILSLALAAGAFAAETRVNINTADAAALDAALVNVGASKAQAIVDYRKTNGPFKSAEELAMVKGIGLKTVEKNRDRIEVGRSAAAPKKPSAAAAPAKPVTRR, encoded by the coding sequence ATGAAACCCGTTTCGATCCTGATCAAGTCGCTGATCCTGTCGCTGGCCCTGGCCGCTGGCGCGTTCGCCGCCGAGACCCGCGTCAACATCAACACCGCCGACGCGGCCGCGCTGGACGCCGCGCTGGTGAACGTGGGCGCCAGCAAGGCCCAGGCCATCGTCGATTACCGCAAGACCAACGGCCCGTTCAAGAGCGCCGAGGAACTGGCGATGGTCAAGGGCATCGGTCTGAAGACGGTGGAGAAGAACCGCGATCGCATCGAAGTGGGCCGCTCGGCGGCCGCACCGAAGAAGCCTTCCGCCGCGGCTGCGCCGGCCAAGCCGGTCACCCGCCGCTAG
- a CDS encoding FAD:protein FMN transferase codes for MVPAVASPLELARLGGQTMGTTWSARVVVPAGTGLHRLHDALQAQLDRVVAQMSTWEAGSDLSRFNRAAAGTWHTLPSEFATVMEAALRIARDSDGAFDPACGALVQAWGFGAGADLRGRPADHVLQQVRQRPGWRDLEWRAQGAQLLQPGGAQLDLSAIAKGYAVDLLLDTLHAHGLHDALVEVGGELAGRGRKPDGTPWRVLVETGADEDGGLPPRVLALKACAVATSGDRWHRFEQDGMRYSHTLDPRHGCPVEQTTAAVSVLAATAMEADAWATALTVMGLEAGLAFARAHGLAARFVVRGAQGAGEHMTPQFEAALAA; via the coding sequence ATGGTGCCCGCCGTCGCCTCCCCCCTCGAACTGGCCCGCCTGGGCGGGCAGACCATGGGCACGACCTGGTCGGCGCGGGTCGTGGTCCCGGCGGGCACCGGCCTGCATCGCCTGCACGATGCGCTGCAGGCGCAGCTGGACCGCGTGGTCGCGCAGATGAGCACCTGGGAAGCGGGCTCGGACCTGAGCCGCTTCAACCGCGCCGCGGCCGGGACCTGGCACACGCTGCCGAGCGAGTTCGCCACGGTGATGGAGGCCGCCCTGCGCATCGCCCGCGACAGCGACGGCGCCTTCGATCCGGCCTGCGGCGCGCTGGTCCAGGCCTGGGGGTTCGGCGCCGGAGCGGACCTGCGCGGTCGCCCTGCCGATCATGTCCTGCAGCAGGTGCGCCAGCGCCCCGGCTGGCGCGACCTGGAATGGCGCGCGCAGGGGGCGCAGCTGCTGCAGCCCGGCGGCGCGCAGCTGGACCTGTCGGCCATCGCCAAGGGCTATGCGGTCGATCTGCTGCTGGACACGCTGCACGCGCATGGCCTGCACGACGCGCTGGTGGAAGTCGGCGGCGAGCTGGCCGGCCGCGGCCGCAAGCCCGACGGCACGCCCTGGCGCGTGCTGGTGGAGACCGGTGCCGACGAGGATGGCGGCCTGCCGCCGCGCGTGCTGGCGCTCAAGGCCTGCGCGGTGGCGACCTCGGGCGATCGCTGGCATCGCTTCGAACAGGACGGCATGCGCTATTCGCATACCCTCGACCCGCGCCATGGCTGCCCGGTCGAACAGACCACTGCCGCGGTCAGCGTGCTGGCCGCCACGGCGATGGAGGCCGACGCCTGGGCCACCGCGCTGACGGTGATGGGACTGGAGGCGGGACTGGCGTTCGCGCGCGCGCATGGGCTGGCGGCGCGCTTCGTGGTGCGTGGCGCGCAGGGCGCCGGCGAGCACATGACGCCGCAGTTCGAGGCCGCGCTGGCGGCATGA